The Streptomyces sp. NBC_00344 genome includes a window with the following:
- a CDS encoding dioxygenase family protein, protein MTVVPAERMPALYLSHGAPPLADDPVWPGQLAAWAAGLPRPKAILMVSAHWEEAPLALGATAAAPLVYDFRGFPEHYYQVRYEAPGAPRLADSVRKLLGGAGTPVQDVPDRGLDHGAYVPLVEMFPDADIPVLQISMPTLDPQKLLGIGRRLAPLRDEGVLIVGSGFFTHNLAALRHAGGQVPGWSAEFDAWGREALEARDIDALLDFERRSPAGRLAHPRTEHFAPLFVTLGASGDGAEERRDVIDGFWMGLAKRSLQFG, encoded by the coding sequence ATGACCGTCGTTCCCGCGGAGCGCATGCCTGCCCTCTACCTCTCCCACGGCGCGCCGCCGCTCGCCGACGACCCGGTCTGGCCGGGCCAGCTCGCGGCCTGGGCCGCCGGGCTGCCGCGCCCGAAGGCGATCCTGATGGTCTCCGCGCACTGGGAGGAGGCCCCGCTCGCGCTCGGCGCGACTGCGGCGGCACCTCTGGTGTACGACTTCCGGGGCTTCCCCGAGCACTACTACCAGGTGCGCTACGAGGCCCCGGGCGCGCCCCGACTCGCCGACAGTGTCCGGAAGTTGCTGGGGGGTGCCGGCACCCCGGTCCAGGACGTCCCGGACCGGGGGCTCGACCACGGGGCGTACGTTCCGCTGGTGGAGATGTTCCCGGACGCGGACATCCCGGTACTCCAGATCTCCATGCCGACGCTGGATCCGCAGAAACTGCTCGGGATCGGTCGCAGGCTGGCCCCGCTGCGCGACGAGGGCGTACTGATCGTCGGCAGCGGATTCTTCACTCACAACCTGGCCGCACTGCGGCATGCCGGCGGGCAAGTGCCCGGCTGGTCAGCGGAGTTCGACGCCTGGGGGAGGGAGGCGCTGGAGGCGCGGGACATCGACGCGCTGCTCGACTTCGAGCGCAGGTCCCCGGCGGGACGCCTGGCCCATCCCCGCACCGAGCACTTCGCCCCGCTGTTCGTGACGCTCGGAGCATCCGGGGACGGGGCGGAGGAACGGCGCGATGTGATCGACGGGTTCTGGATGGGCCTGGCGAAGCGATCGCTTCAATTCGGGTAG
- a CDS encoding TetR/AcrR family transcriptional regulator: MPQAAEGRGPDYRGKEADAVDTATAARPRPRADALRNRERIVSAAREIFVEHGPDVPLDEIARRAGVGNATLYRHFPDRIDLFRQVALSVMARVADQVDAAIAEEPDGFAALRRFVHAAADEKIGALCPMLADGFDRNDPQIMAERDRLEEAVEGLMNRARNEGQLRSDVAVGDLFVALSQLTRPLPGSSCLGLDRFVHRHLQLFLDGLQTPARSVLPGSPATFEDLRRPACDQS; the protein is encoded by the coding sequence ATGCCGCAGGCCGCCGAAGGCCGCGGACCCGACTACCGAGGGAAGGAAGCGGACGCCGTGGACACCGCCACCGCCGCCCGGCCGCGCCCCAGGGCCGATGCCCTGCGCAACCGGGAGCGGATCGTATCGGCCGCGCGTGAGATCTTCGTGGAGCACGGACCTGATGTGCCGCTCGACGAGATCGCCCGCCGGGCCGGCGTCGGCAATGCCACGCTCTACCGTCACTTCCCCGACCGCATCGACCTCTTCCGGCAGGTCGCCCTTTCCGTCATGGCCCGCGTAGCGGACCAGGTGGACGCGGCGATCGCCGAGGAGCCCGACGGTTTCGCCGCGCTCCGCCGGTTCGTGCACGCCGCGGCTGACGAGAAGATCGGTGCCCTGTGCCCGATGCTCGCCGACGGCTTCGACCGCAACGACCCGCAGATCATGGCAGAGCGTGACCGGCTCGAGGAGGCCGTGGAGGGCCTCATGAACCGGGCGCGCAACGAAGGGCAGCTGCGCTCCGACGTCGCGGTCGGAGACCTGTTCGTAGCCCTGTCCCAGCTCACCCGGCCCTTGCCCGGCAGCTCCTGCCTGGGCCTCGACCGCTTTGTCCACCGTCATCTTCAGCTGTTCCTCGACGGGCTTCAGACCCCGGCGCGGAGCGTGCTTCCGGGGTCACCGGCGACCTTCGAAGATCTGCGACGTCCCGCATGTGATCAGTCGTAA
- a CDS encoding GNAT family N-acetyltransferase, protein MLSERTDVQVRPGREGDLTALTDLYNHYVRETAITFDTQVFTPEQRLPWLLSHPEDGAHRLLVAQDVPSARIFGYATSSAFRPKAAYATSVEVSVYCAPDAAGRGMGTQLYTALFEELRKEDVHRAYAGITMPNEASVRLHSRFGFTPVGTYREVGRKFGVYHDVAWYEKNLRDRAGI, encoded by the coding sequence ATGTTGTCGGAACGGACAGACGTGCAGGTCAGACCAGGCAGGGAAGGTGATCTCACTGCCCTCACCGACCTCTACAACCACTACGTCCGTGAGACCGCCATCACATTCGACACTCAGGTCTTCACCCCTGAGCAACGCCTTCCCTGGCTGCTCTCCCATCCCGAAGACGGCGCGCACCGCCTCCTGGTTGCTCAGGACGTACCGTCTGCCCGGATTTTCGGCTACGCAACCAGCAGCGCCTTCCGGCCGAAGGCCGCGTACGCCACCTCGGTGGAAGTCAGCGTCTACTGCGCGCCGGACGCGGCGGGCCGGGGCATGGGCACGCAGCTCTACACCGCGCTCTTCGAGGAACTGCGGAAGGAGGACGTGCACCGCGCGTACGCCGGCATCACCATGCCCAACGAGGCGTCGGTCCGGCTGCACTCCCGCTTCGGCTTCACTCCGGTGGGCACGTACCGCGAGGTGGGCCGGAAATTCGGCGTCTACCACGACGTCGCCTGGTACGAGAAGAACCTCCGGGACCGGGCCGGGATCTAG
- a CDS encoding sigma-70 family RNA polymerase sigma factor translates to MATRAVARRSDRASSVRAVGGEIADRDLVGMYLDEIARTPLLDAAKEVELSQDIEAGVYAQQILDGSVQSKAGGASREELEALVSASDRAKDVFIRSNLRLVVAVARRYPRAGLPLLDLIQEGNAGLVRAVEKFDYAKGFKFSTYATWWIRQAITRSIADQSRTIRLPVHLVEELGRIRRVQREFNREHGRDPEHSEIAAELDAKPERVSDVLDWARDPVSLNMPVDDQGETQFGDLLEDTSAVSPEQSVMTLLRSEELDDLIGKLDHRTASIIKMRFGIEDGRERTLTEVGKEHGLTRERIRQIEKHALLELKKMAHDTGFDAAA, encoded by the coding sequence ATGGCAACCCGTGCCGTCGCCCGTCGTTCCGACCGGGCAAGCAGCGTTCGCGCCGTAGGCGGCGAGATCGCCGACCGCGACCTGGTCGGCATGTATCTCGACGAAATCGCCCGTACCCCGCTGCTCGACGCAGCCAAGGAGGTCGAGCTGTCGCAGGACATCGAGGCCGGGGTGTACGCCCAGCAGATTCTCGACGGTTCTGTGCAGAGCAAGGCGGGTGGTGCCTCCCGTGAGGAGCTGGAGGCGCTGGTTTCCGCCAGTGACCGGGCCAAGGATGTCTTCATCCGGTCCAACCTGCGGCTCGTGGTGGCCGTCGCCCGGCGGTATCCGCGTGCCGGACTGCCGTTGCTCGACCTGATCCAGGAGGGCAACGCGGGTCTGGTGCGTGCGGTCGAGAAGTTCGACTACGCCAAGGGCTTCAAGTTCTCGACCTACGCGACCTGGTGGATCAGGCAGGCCATCACCAGGTCGATAGCGGACCAGTCCCGCACGATCAGGCTTCCTGTCCACCTGGTGGAGGAGCTCGGCCGTATCCGCCGTGTGCAGCGTGAGTTCAACCGCGAGCACGGCCGCGACCCGGAGCACTCCGAGATCGCAGCCGAGCTGGACGCCAAGCCCGAGCGGGTGAGCGACGTACTGGACTGGGCGCGTGACCCGGTCAGCCTGAACATGCCGGTGGACGACCAGGGCGAGACCCAGTTCGGCGACCTGCTCGAGGACACATCGGCGGTGTCCCCCGAGCAGTCCGTCATGACGCTGCTGCGCAGCGAGGAGCTCGACGACCTCATAGGCAAGCTCGACCACCGGACCGCCTCGATCATCAAGATGCGTTTCGGTATCGAGGACGGCCGGGAGCGGACGCTGACCGAGGTCGGCAAGGAGCACGGCCTCACCCGCGAGCGGATCCGTCAGATCGAGAAGCATGCCCTGCTCGAACTGAAGAAGATGGCGCACGACACGGGCTTCGACGCGGCGGCGTGA
- a CDS encoding MarR family winged helix-turn-helix transcriptional regulator, with the protein MGSMTTAADPGPPRWLSDDEQRVWRSYLHATTLLDDHLDRQLQRDAGMPHLYYGLLVKLAQAPGRRLRMTELAMDAKITRSRLSHAIARLEKNGWVRREDCPSDKRGQNAVLTPEGLAVLERTAPGHVAAVRQALFDRLSPEQAGQLGEIMRLLAEGLQPEDADADLPWLR; encoded by the coding sequence ATGGGGTCCATGACCACGGCAGCAGACCCCGGACCCCCACGCTGGCTCTCCGACGACGAGCAGCGCGTCTGGCGCTCGTATCTCCATGCGACCACGCTGCTGGACGACCACCTCGACCGCCAGCTGCAGCGTGACGCGGGGATGCCACACCTCTACTACGGACTGCTGGTCAAGCTCGCCCAGGCACCTGGCCGTCGGCTGCGGATGACCGAACTCGCCATGGACGCCAAGATCACCCGGTCCCGGCTCTCGCACGCGATCGCCAGGCTGGAGAAGAACGGCTGGGTGCGCCGGGAGGACTGCCCGTCCGACAAGCGCGGTCAGAACGCCGTACTGACACCCGAGGGCCTGGCGGTGCTCGAGCGGACCGCGCCCGGTCATGTCGCCGCCGTGCGTCAGGCACTCTTCGACCGGCTCTCCCCCGAACAGGCCGGGCAGCTCGGCGAGATCATGCGGCTGCTCGCCGAGGGGCTCCAGCCGGAGGACGCGGACGCGGATCTGCCCTGGCTCCGCTGA
- a CDS encoding MFS transporter produces the protein MSKTADISLPDPNRWRALVFIALAQLMVVLDATIVNIALPHAQADLGISDANKQWVITAYALAFGGLLLFGGRIGDLWGRKRTFVVGLIGFAAASAVGGAAANEAMLLSSRAAQGVFGALLAPAALSLLAVTFTDAKERAKAFGIFGAIAGGGGAVGLLLGGFLTEYLNWRWTFFVNIPFAVVAALGAHFVIREPAGGRNRSPLDIPGVVLSTLGLVSLVYGFTRAESNGWSDPLTIGLFVASVVLLATFVLVESRVRAPLLPLRVVADRNRGGIYLSLGLAIIGMFGLFLFLTYYLQVVQGYSAVKTGFAFLPMVAAMITGSTQIGARLMNRVPARLLMGPGFALAAVGMLLLTQLEVDSSYTTGILPGMLLLGLGMGTAFMPAMSLATYGIAPRDAGVASAMVNTSQQVGGAIGTALLNTIAASATTAYVAGHAASGVNPKLLQAQALVHGYTNAIWVAVGILAVASTIALTFINAGRPSMATSGPGAVSGTADGEGIEDEIQIPVVAH, from the coding sequence ATGTCAAAAACTGCCGACATATCACTCCCTGATCCGAATCGCTGGAGAGCGCTGGTCTTCATCGCGCTGGCCCAGCTGATGGTCGTGCTCGACGCGACCATCGTGAACATCGCCCTGCCGCACGCCCAGGCCGACCTGGGCATATCGGACGCCAACAAGCAGTGGGTCATCACGGCCTATGCACTCGCCTTCGGCGGACTGCTGCTCTTCGGCGGCCGGATCGGCGACCTGTGGGGCCGCAAGCGCACCTTTGTCGTCGGACTCATCGGCTTCGCCGCCGCGTCCGCCGTCGGTGGTGCCGCTGCCAACGAGGCGATGCTGCTCAGCTCCCGTGCCGCGCAGGGCGTCTTCGGTGCGCTGCTCGCGCCGGCCGCGCTGTCGCTGCTCGCGGTCACCTTCACCGACGCCAAGGAGCGCGCCAAGGCCTTCGGTATCTTCGGTGCGATCGCCGGTGGCGGTGGCGCCGTCGGCCTGCTGCTCGGCGGATTCCTCACCGAGTACCTGAACTGGCGCTGGACCTTCTTCGTCAACATCCCGTTCGCCGTGGTCGCCGCGCTGGGCGCGCACTTCGTGATCCGAGAGCCGGCGGGCGGCCGCAACCGCTCCCCGCTGGACATCCCCGGCGTCGTTCTCTCCACGCTGGGCCTGGTGTCGCTGGTGTACGGCTTCACCCGCGCCGAGTCGAACGGCTGGTCCGACCCGCTCACCATCGGCCTGTTCGTGGCATCCGTCGTGCTGCTGGCGACCTTCGTGCTGGTCGAGTCCAGGGTCAGGGCGCCGCTGCTGCCCCTGCGGGTGGTCGCCGACCGCAACCGCGGCGGTATCTACCTGTCGCTGGGTCTCGCCATCATCGGTATGTTCGGGCTCTTCCTCTTCCTGACGTACTACCTCCAGGTCGTTCAGGGGTACTCGGCCGTCAAGACCGGCTTCGCCTTCCTTCCCATGGTGGCGGCCATGATCACCGGCTCGACGCAGATCGGTGCACGGCTGATGAACCGGGTGCCGGCCCGCCTGCTGATGGGTCCCGGCTTCGCCCTCGCGGCCGTGGGCATGCTGCTGCTGACCCAGCTCGAGGTCGACTCCTCCTACACCACGGGGATCCTGCCGGGCATGCTGCTGCTGGGCCTCGGTATGGGTACGGCGTTCATGCCGGCCATGTCACTCGCCACCTACGGCATCGCACCGCGTGACGCCGGTGTCGCCTCCGCGATGGTCAACACATCGCAGCAGGTGGGCGGTGCGATCGGTACGGCGCTGCTGAACACCATCGCCGCCTCCGCCACCACCGCGTACGTCGCCGGTCACGCCGCTTCGGGTGTCAATCCCAAGCTGCTCCAGGCACAGGCACTGGTGCACGGCTACACCAACGCCATCTGGGTCGCGGTGGGCATCCTCGCGGTCGCCTCCACGATCGCTCTGACGTTCATCAACGCCGGGCGTCCCTCGATGGCGACATCGGGGCCGGGCGCCGTCTCCGGCACCGCCGACGGCGAGGGGATCGAGGACGAGATCCAGATTCCGGTGGTCGCGCACTGA